The region ATCAAGTACTTCATTTTGAGTTGAAAATTATTTTCCATGTGAAATTTCATATTCTCTACAAAAGGGAATTGAACCCTCGTCGATCTCACTTATAAGGGAGCCAAGGTGTATACCAGTGTACATCAATTGGACTAAGTTATTAATGTTTGCATCTGGGACGGGATTGTATTTTCCATACAACTGTGCAAGGATCTTTAATTAGAACTATTAATGGCTGACTTGCTTAAGTCCTAACTAATTGGACTTACATTTTGTCCCCATGCATTCTACATACATAGGAACATATATTGCTGGTTTCACAACTTACTCGTTTTATTCAACAAAATGTAATTAGTACAAAGTATGTCATTTTGGACAATCAAAATGAGCAAAATGTGACTCAAATTAATGCACGAAAGGATAAACCAAACTTAATAAAATTATAACCAGAGACGGATCCAGGATTTGGTGATTGGGGGGTtcgagaaaaatattttgaacttcaAAGTCGAATACGATAATTTTTTAACTTTAAATTCTATCGTATATTTGTGTTGTATTTTAGTTTGAGCGACAAATCTATTTCATTTTGAGGTTGAAGGTTCGAATCTTGTTGAgaatattttcaaaaaaaaaaaatccaattttttttttttttttttgataatggcATAGCCAAATTCATTCAACCATAACGTCCGATTGGACAAGTACAGCTACATCAGCCGGTAATTCCGAGAAAGTAAAACATTGAAAAGGAGCCAGGGAGGTGGCTTGAAATTTAGCCATGGCATCGGCTACTTTATTCCCTCCCCGCTTTACAAAGGAAAACGAACACGAACTAAAACATACTGAAATGGATTTAATGGCATCAAGAAGCAAACCAGCACTAGTTAAACTATCAGACTTCATGCTGAGATCATTAATAAGGACTTGACAATCACTTTCCAGAATGACCGAGGAGAGTTGCATACTTCGCGCCCAGGAAATTGCACGCCAGGCAGCAACTGCTTCAGCATGCAAAGCGTCCTCTACAGCTCCTGTAAGTCCAGTTTCCACATGCACAATCAGTCCCCTGAAGTCCCGCACCACTACTGCAAAGCTATTTGATGATCCATATGAAAAGGTAGCGTCAATATTCAGCTTCAGCATACCAACAGGAGGAGGCAGCCAGGACTGAGCCATAGGTACCCTAGTTTCTGGTCTCTGAACAAGTGTAGCTTGATCCAAGTGCTTGTTCTCCAGAATCCAGCGATCAACTGCCATCACAGCACTCTCAGCCCTACTACATACTCCTTCAAAAATAGATTTGTTTCTATTCCCCCATatccaccaacaaataacgaaaaaACGAAGTAATTCATCACTTGACAAAACATCAAAAGCTGAGTTCAGCCAAGCAGAAAAATTAGACAACCCATTATTCAGAATTATCTCTAGGCCAGCAAGCCGCCAAACTGATCGGGACCAGCAACACTCCACAAAAGAGATGAAACACAGTCTCCGGTACAGCCATACATACCTCACAGTTATCTGGTAGAGACATTCCTCGCCGAATGAGATTATCACGTGTGCCCAAAAGTCCCTTACAGACTTTCCAGCAAAAATGCTTAACATGGGGTGGAAGTTGCAAATCCCAGACCTTCCCCCAATGGCAAAACGTCGACACAGCAGCAGCTCCATCTTCCAATTGCATTTGTCGAGCTATGTGATAG is a window of Rutidosis leptorrhynchoides isolate AG116_Rl617_1_P2 unplaced genomic scaffold, CSIRO_AGI_Rlap_v1 contig296, whole genome shotgun sequence DNA encoding:
- the LOC139882647 gene encoding uncharacterized protein; the protein is MAVDRWILENKHLDQATLVQRPETRVPMAQSWLPPPVGMLKLNIDATFSYGSSNSFAVVVRDFRGLIVHVETGLTGAVEDALHAEAVAAWRAISWARSMQLSSVILESDCQVLINDLSMKSDSLTSAGLLLDAIKSISVCFSSCSFSFVKRGGNKVADAMAKFQATSLAPFQCFTFSELPADVAVLVQSDVMVE